Proteins encoded by one window of Chromobacterium violaceum ATCC 12472:
- a CDS encoding YqiA/YcfP family alpha/beta fold hydrolase: MHIVYLHGFNSGPQSLKAGETASWLRQHAPDIVLHCPRLSPHPAEAARQADELIAGLPADTLLIGSSLGGFYATLLAERHDRPAALINPAVRPDRDLERFRGEQTNPYTGEVYTLGDDDLRALQEQRTAAPAAGRYWLLLGSRDETLDWREAAVHYRHSRQTVFNGDDHRLNNWPKVLPEVVAWARRQLSSRA, translated from the coding sequence ATGCACATCGTCTATCTGCACGGCTTCAATTCCGGCCCGCAATCGTTGAAAGCGGGCGAAACCGCATCCTGGCTGCGCCAGCACGCGCCCGACATCGTCCTGCACTGCCCGCGGCTTTCGCCCCATCCCGCCGAAGCGGCCCGGCAGGCCGACGAACTCATCGCCGGCCTGCCGGCCGACACGCTGTTGATCGGCAGCTCGCTGGGCGGTTTCTACGCCACCCTGCTGGCGGAACGGCACGACCGCCCCGCGGCGCTGATCAATCCGGCGGTGCGGCCGGACCGGGACCTGGAACGCTTCCGCGGCGAACAGACCAACCCTTACACCGGCGAGGTCTACACGCTGGGAGACGACGATCTGCGGGCGCTGCAGGAACAAAGGACGGCGGCGCCGGCCGCCGGCCGCTACTGGCTGCTGCTGGGCAGCCGCGACGAGACGCTGGACTGGCGCGAGGCGGCCGTCCATTACCGCCACAGCCGGCAGACTGTATTCAACGGCGACGACCACCGGCTGAACAACTGGCCCAAGGTATTGCCGGAGGTGGTCGCCTGGGCGCGCCGGCAACTGTCCAGCCGCGCTTGA
- a CDS encoding quinone oxidoreductase family protein, which yields MSQAIVFAETGGPEVLRLQSAEVGQPGPGQARVRHTAIGVNFIDTYQRSGLYPTPLPSGLGSEAAGVVEAVGEGVAGLRPGDRVAYAGGPLGAYSTERLIAAEHLVKLPDGIADETAACAMLQGMTVEYLVQRTFPVQPGQTVLWHAAAGGVGQIALQWLSAMGVQVIATVGSQAKAEIARSLGAAHVILYREEDVAARVREITGGRGVPVVFDSVGKDTFESSLDSLAPRGMMITFGNASGPVPALSPLELTKRGSLFLTRPKLGDYIASRTDLEASSAALFSRLRDGTIKLSPSHRYPLAEAAQAHRDLEARRTTGSIILQP from the coding sequence ATGAGCCAAGCTATCGTTTTCGCCGAAACCGGCGGCCCGGAAGTGCTGCGCCTGCAGAGCGCGGAGGTCGGTCAGCCCGGACCCGGCCAGGCGCGGGTGCGCCACACTGCGATCGGCGTCAATTTCATCGACACCTATCAGCGCAGCGGCCTGTATCCGACGCCGCTGCCCAGCGGCCTGGGCAGCGAGGCGGCCGGCGTGGTGGAAGCGGTGGGCGAGGGCGTGGCCGGCCTCAGGCCCGGCGACCGCGTCGCCTACGCCGGCGGCCCGCTGGGCGCCTATTCGACCGAGCGGCTGATCGCCGCCGAACACCTGGTCAAGCTGCCCGACGGCATCGCCGACGAGACCGCCGCCTGCGCGATGCTGCAGGGGATGACTGTCGAATACCTGGTTCAGCGCACGTTTCCCGTTCAGCCGGGCCAGACCGTGTTGTGGCACGCCGCCGCCGGCGGCGTCGGCCAGATCGCGCTGCAATGGCTGTCGGCGATGGGCGTCCAGGTGATCGCCACCGTGGGCTCGCAGGCCAAGGCCGAGATCGCGCGCAGCCTGGGCGCCGCCCACGTGATCCTGTACCGCGAGGAAGACGTGGCGGCACGGGTGAGGGAAATCACCGGTGGCAGGGGCGTGCCGGTGGTGTTCGATTCGGTGGGCAAGGATACTTTCGAATCGTCGCTGGACAGCCTGGCGCCGAGGGGAATGATGATCACCTTCGGCAACGCTTCCGGCCCGGTGCCGGCGCTGTCGCCGCTGGAATTGACCAAGCGCGGCTCGCTGTTCCTGACCCGTCCCAAACTGGGCGACTACATCGCCTCCCGGACCGATCTGGAAGCTTCGTCGGCGGCGCTGTTCAGCCGGCTGCGGGACGGCACGATCAAGCTTTCGCCGTCTCACCGCTATCCATTGGCGGAAGCGGCGCAGGCGCACCGCGACCTCGAGGCGCGACGCACTACCGGCTCCATCATCCTGCAGCCCTGA
- a CDS encoding MarR family winged helix-turn-helix transcriptional regulator, translated as MEQENTCPPQDALLRLDQQLCFALYSASLAMNKTYRDSLKPLGVTYPQYLVLLVLWEQDERSVSDIGERLYLDSATLTPLLKRMEAAGWLERSRLSSDERVVIVRLTEAGRALRAQAEGIPLQLLCRSGMQLDDIAGLRQSLCDLRDRLLQ; from the coding sequence ATGGAACAAGAAAACACGTGCCCGCCGCAGGACGCGCTTTTGCGGCTGGACCAGCAACTCTGCTTCGCGCTGTATTCCGCCTCGCTGGCGATGAACAAGACGTACCGCGACAGCCTGAAGCCGCTGGGCGTCACCTATCCGCAATATCTGGTGCTGCTGGTGCTGTGGGAACAGGACGAGCGCTCGGTGTCGGACATCGGCGAGCGGCTGTACCTCGACTCGGCGACGCTGACGCCGCTGCTGAAGCGGATGGAAGCCGCCGGCTGGCTGGAGCGCAGCCGGCTGTCCAGCGACGAGCGGGTGGTGATTGTGCGGCTGACCGAGGCCGGACGCGCCCTGCGCGCGCAGGCCGAAGGCATTCCGCTGCAATTGTTGTGCCGGAGCGGAATGCAACTGGACGATATCGCCGGATTGAGGCAGTCGCTGTGCGATCTGCGCGACCGGCTGCTGCAATGA
- a CDS encoding organic hydroperoxide resistance protein produces the protein MNPLQKVLYTAEATATGGRDGRAESSDGALQVKLSTPRELGGLGGDGTNPEQLFAAGYSACFIGALKVAAQQAGVRLPAEVSVTGKVSIGPIAHGFGIAAKLAVSLPGLERDAGLRLIEAAHGICPYSNATRGNIEVELTLA, from the coding sequence ATGAACCCTCTGCAAAAAGTACTGTATACCGCCGAAGCCACCGCCACCGGGGGCCGCGACGGCCGGGCCGAATCCAGCGACGGCGCGCTGCAGGTGAAGTTGAGCACCCCGCGCGAGCTGGGCGGCCTGGGCGGCGACGGCACCAATCCGGAGCAGCTGTTCGCGGCCGGCTATTCCGCCTGCTTCATCGGCGCGTTGAAGGTGGCCGCCCAGCAGGCCGGCGTGCGGCTGCCGGCCGAGGTGTCGGTAACCGGCAAGGTGTCGATCGGGCCGATCGCCCACGGCTTCGGCATCGCGGCCAAGCTGGCGGTATCGCTGCCCGGGCTGGAGCGCGACGCCGGCCTGAGGCTGATCGAGGCCGCGCACGGCATCTGCCCGTATTCCAACGCCACGCGCGGCAATATCGAAGTGGAGCTGACGTTGGCGTAA